The genomic stretch GGCGTACGGAATCCTCATGGTCCTCGTCGTCATCGTCCTCACGCAGCTCTACCTGCGCTACCTGAACAAGCTCAAGGAGGACTGATGGCCGTCTCCGTCAACGAGGCCGTGTCCCCCGGTCCGGTTCAGCAGACCGCACCGCCGGCGCGCCGCCGCGGTGGCGGCCGGGGCCGCTCCGTGCTCGAGATAGTGCTGCTGACCCTGCTGGCTGTCGTGATGCTCTTCCCGGTGCTGTGGATGATCGAGACGTCGCTCAAGGAGAACCGGGACGTCTACGCCGTGCCCGCCAAGTTCTTCGACTTCAAGGTCACGCTGGACCACTACAAGGACGTGTTCGTCGCCTCCGGCGGCGGTCGCTCCACGCTGTCCACGTCGTTCCTCAACTCCGTGATCGTCGCCGGAGTCTCCACGGTGCTGGCCACCGTGCTCGGGGTCCCGGCGGCCTGGGCCTACTCCCGCTTCACCCTCAAGGCCAAGAAGGACCAGCTGTTCTTCATCCTCTCCACCCGGTTCATGCCGCCCGTGGTGGTCGTGATCCCGATCTTCCTCATGTACCGCCAGGTCGGGCTCATCGACAACGCGCTCGGCCTGATCCTCATTTACACCGCCTTCAACGTCCCGTTCACGATCTGGATGATGAAGGGGTTCGTCGACGAAGTGCCCGCGGAGTACGAGGACGCCGCCATGCTCGACGGCTACACCCGGTTGCAGGCGTTCCGGAAGTTCACCCTGCCCCTGCTGGTGCCCGGCATCGCGGCGACCGCGGTCTTCGCCCTCATCTTCTCGTGGAACGAGTTCGTGTTCGCCATCTTCCTCACCTCCAGCGACGACGTGCGGACGGCCCCACCGGCCATCGCCGGCCTGATCGGCGGCACCACCGTGGACTGGGGACTCGTGGCCGCCTCCTCCGTGGTGTTCGCCCTGCCGGTGCTCGTCTTCGCGTACCTGGTGCGCAAGCACCTCGTCGCCGGCGTGACGCTCGGGGCGGTGCGACGCTGATGGCCGGCATCGAGGTGACCGCCCTGCACAAGCGCTACCCCGACGGGACGGTCGCGGTGGAGCACGTGGACCTGTCCATCGCCGACGGCGAGCTGTTCGTGATGCTCGGGCCCTCGGGGTGCGGCAAGACGACCACGTTGCGGGCCGTCGCCGGCCTGGAGCGGCAGACGACCGGCGACATCCGCATCGGCGCCACACTGGTCAACGACCTGCCGCCCGCCGAGCGCGACATCGCCATGGTGTTCCAGTTCTACGCCCTCTACCCGCATCTGCGGACCCGCGACAATTTGGCGTTCCCCCTGCGGGCCGAGGGACTTCCCAAGGCGGAGGTACGCGAGCGTGTCGACGAGGCCGCTCGGCTCATGCGTCTCGCTCCCCTGCTCAACCGGCGACCGCGCCAGCTGTCCGGCGGGGAGCAGCAGCGCGTGGCGCTCGCCCGCGCCCTGGTGCGACGACCGCGCGCGTTCCTCATGGACGAACCCCTCACCAACCTGGACGCCGAGCTGAGGGCGGACATGCGTACGGAGATCAAGCACCTGCAGGGCGAGCTCGGGACGACGATGGTCTACGTCACCCACGACCAGGTCGAGGCGATGTCGCTCGGTCACCGGATCGCCGTGCTGAACAAGGGCCGCGTCGAGCAGATCGGCACCCCGCTGGAGGTCTACGACCGTCCGGCCAGCCTGTTCTGCGCCGCCTTCATCGGCTCCCCGCCGATGAACCTGATCGAGGTGGAGGTGGCCGACGGCGAGCTGCGCGGCCGGGGTGGACTGGCCCTCACGCCACCGCCGGGCCTGCGGCGCGACCGTGCCCTGATCGCCGGCGTCCGGCCGGAGGCGCTGGAGGTCACCGAACCGGGGGCGGACCGTTCGATCCCGGCCCGCGTGGTCTCGGTGGAGTGGCTGGGCGACGAGATCATCTACGTGGTCGACCACGGTGGCGAGCGCGACGTCCGGGTGCGGATGCCCCCGATCGTCCGTTTCACCGCCGACGCGAAGGTCGGGCTGCGGCACACCGGCGGAACCCCGGTGGTCTACGACGTGCGTACGGAAGAGCTGGTGGCCTGATGGGAACCGTGGCAGCGCACGGGCTGAGCAAGTCCTTCGGCAAGGTCCAGGCCCTGGACGGCGTGACGCTGGACGTGCCGGACGGATCGTTCTTCGTCGTGCTCGGGCCGTCGGGGGCGGGCAAGACGACGACCCTGCGGGCGATCGCCGGCCTCGAGCAGCTCGACGCCGGGTCGGTGCACCTGGACGGGCGGGACGCGACCGGTGACACCCCGGCCGCCCGCGACCTTGCCATGGTCTTCCAGAGCTACGCCCTCTATCCACGGAAGACGGCGTACGAGAACATCGCTTCGCCGCTGCGGGCCCGCCGCCGCGCGGCGAGCGAGATCGCCGCGGCCGTCGAGCGGGTCTCGGCCCTGCTGCACATCGAACGTCTGCTGCAGCGGCGCCCCGCGCAGCTGTCCGGTGGCGAGATGCAGCGTGTCGCCCTGGCCCGGGCGCTGGTTCGCAGTCCGCGCGCGTTTCTCATGGACGAGCCGCTGACGAACCTCGACCTCAAACTCCGCGTCGAGATGCGCACCGAGCTCACCCGCATCCACCGCGGTCTCGGCGCCACCTTCGTCTACGTGACCAACGACCAGGTCGAGGCCCTGTCCATGGCGGACCAGGTGGCGATCCTCAAGGAGGGCAAGGTGCAACAGGTCGGAACCCCGATCGAGGTGTACGAGCGTCCGGCCAACCAGTGGGTCGCGGGATTCGTCGGGAGCCCGCCGATCAGCCTGCTCCCCTGCCACGCCGAGGGCGATCGTCTCGTCGGTGCGGAAGGCTGGAGTCTGCCGCGGCCCCGCTGGACCACCGCCGAGGACGGTCGCCCGCTGCTGCTGGGCCTGCGCGCGGAAGACCTTTCCGTCGAGCAGCGCGGGGCCGCGTCGCTGCCGGGAGAGGTTTACGGGCTCGAGCCGCTCGGGGACCGTACGGTGGTCGATGTCCGGGTGGGAACGGAGATCCTCAAGGTCAAAGCGAGACCCACCGTCACCGGTACGCCGGGCGAGCGCCTGAACGTCACGGTCGACCTGGACCGGGCACACCTTTTCGATGCGGGCACCGGGCTCTCGCTCTCGCCGGCCGGGCGGTGATCGGGTGAACGTCCTGGCCCCCGGGCACCGACGGCTCCGGATCGGCGACGCCTGGCGCGATGCCACCAGCGGCGCCACCTTCGAAGTCGAGGATCCGGCCACCGGCAAGACCATCGCCGAGGTGGCGGACGCCGGGGCCGCCGACGGACTCGCCGCTCTGGACGCGGCGAGCGAAGCCCTGCCGGGGTGGTCGGCGACCCCGCCGCGGAGACGGTCGGAGTTGCTGACCGCGACCTATCGGTCCCTGACCGAACGATCCGAAGAGGTCGCCCGGCTGATCACGCTCGAGATGGGCAAGCCGCTCGCCGAGGCTCGGGCCGAGGTGGCGTACGGCGCCGAGTTCTTCCGCTGGTTCGCCGAGGAGGCGGTGCGCGTCGAGGGGCGCTACAACACCGCGCCCAACGGCGGATACCGCATCCTCACCGTGCCCAAGCCGGTCGGACCCTGCGTCTTCGTGACGCCCTGGAACTTCCCGCTGGCCATGGGCGCGCGCAAGATCGCCCCGGCGCTGGCCGCGGGCTGCACGACGATCACCAAGCCGGCCGCCCAGACACCACTGACCATGCTGTTGCTGGCCCGCATCATGGAGGAGGCCGGCGTTCCCCCGGGCGTCGTCAACGTGGTGACCACCAAGCGGGCCGGCGAGGTGGTTTCCGCTCTGCTGGCCGACACCCGGACCCGCAAGCTCTCGTTCACCGGGTCGACCGAGGTCGGGCGGGTGCTGCTGCGGCAGGCCGCGGGCAACGTGCTGCGCACCTCCATGGAACTGGGCGGCAACGCGGCCTTGATCGTGTGTGCCGACGCCGACCTGGACGTGGCGGTCGACGGGGCCATGGTGGCCAAGATGCGCAACATCGGGGAGTCCTGCATCGCGGCCAACCGGATCTACGTCGAGGAGCCGGTGCGCGAGGAGTTCACGGCCCGCTTCGCCGAGCGGATGGGCGCGCTCTCGATGGGCCACGGTCTCGACGACGGCGTGAACGTCGGGCCACTGATCGACGGGGACTCGGTCACCAAGATCGACGATCTCGTCGCGGACGCGGTCGGGCGCGGCGCCCGGGTCCTGGTGGGCAGCGGGCGTCCGGACGGGCCGGGCCACTTCTACCCGCCGACGGTCCTCGTCGACGTGCCCGAGGACGCGCGGATGCTGCGAACGGAGATCTTCGGCCCGGTGGCGCCCATCCTCTCGTTCACCACCGACGACGAGGTGATGGCGAAGGCCAACGACACCGAGTACGGCCTGGTCGCGTACGTCTTCACCCGCGGCCTCCAGCGGGCGCTGCGGTTCGCCGAGGGGCTGGACACGGGAATGCTCGGCATCAACCGCGGCCTGATCTCGGACCCCTCAGCTCCGTTCGGCGGGGTGAAGCAGTCGGGGATCGGCAAGGAGGGGTCGCACGAGGGCATCGGTGAATACCTCGACCTCACGTATGCGGCGATCGACCTACCGTGAGAGGCACCCACATGCTTGAGACAGTCCGCGGACCACGCCAGCTGATGATCGGCGAAGGGGTCGCCCAGAACATCCCCCGGGTGGTGGCCGAGCTCGGCACGCGCGTCCTCGTCGTAACCGACAAGATCCTCCTGCGGCAGCCGGGCGTGGCCGGGATCGTGGCCGCCGTACGGGAAAAGGTCGAGAGCGTCGAGGTGTTCTCCGACGCCACCCCGGATGTGCCGCTGACCGATGTCGCCCTGGCCGTCTCGGCCGCCGCCCACGTGAACGCCGACGTCATCCTGGCCGTCGGTGGTGGCACGGTGATCGACCTCGGCAAGATCGTCGGCGTCATCCGGCGCCACGGTGGGACGCCGCGCGACTTCTACGGGGAGTCGAAGGTGCCGGGACCGACGATCCCCCTCGTCGCCGTCCCGACGACGTCAGGCACCGGCTCCGAGCTCACCCCCGTCTCGGTGCTGACCGATCCGGACCGCGTGTTGAAGGTGGGCGTCTCCAGCGTCCACATCGTGCCCGACTTCGCCATCGTCGACCCCGAGCTCACCTACAGCTGCCCCCCGACCGTCACCGCCCACTCCGGCATCGACGCGTTCTGCCACGCGGTGGAGAGCTACACCGCGCGCCCTCGCCCGCACGGACCGCGCGACCCGGTCGAGCAGGTCTTCCTCGGTCGCAACCCGGTCACCGACCACTACGCCCTGCGGGCCGCGGAGCGGATCGCCCGGAGCTTGCGCCGAGCGGTCAAGGACGGTGGCGACACGGACGCGCGCGCGGACATGTCGTACGGGTCCATGCTCGCCGGGCTGGCCTTCTCCCACGCGGGCAACGCGGCCCCGCACGCGCTGCAGTACCCCATCGGCGCCGCCACGCACACGCCGCACGGCCTGGGCGTCGGCCTGCTGCTGCCGTACGCGCTGGACGCGGCCCGCGATGCCATCGCCGACCGGCTGGCCACCCTGGCCGAGGCGTGCGGCCTCGACGTGACCGGCGCCTCGGACGACGAGGCCGCGGACACGTTCCTCACCTGGCTCGACGGGCTCCTGGCCGACATCGGCATCCCGCCCACCCTGGCCGACATCGGCGTGGCCCGCGCCGACCTCCCGCGCTTCGCGCAGATGGCCGGCAGCGTCACCCGCCTGATCCAGAACCACCCGGGCCCGGCCGACACCGCCGGCCTGACCAGGATCCTCGAAG from Paractinoplanes brasiliensis encodes the following:
- a CDS encoding carbohydrate ABC transporter permease, whose translation is MAVSVNEAVSPGPVQQTAPPARRRGGGRGRSVLEIVLLTLLAVVMLFPVLWMIETSLKENRDVYAVPAKFFDFKVTLDHYKDVFVASGGGRSTLSTSFLNSVIVAGVSTVLATVLGVPAAWAYSRFTLKAKKDQLFFILSTRFMPPVVVVIPIFLMYRQVGLIDNALGLILIYTAFNVPFTIWMMKGFVDEVPAEYEDAAMLDGYTRLQAFRKFTLPLLVPGIAATAVFALIFSWNEFVFAIFLTSSDDVRTAPPAIAGLIGGTTVDWGLVAASSVVFALPVLVFAYLVRKHLVAGVTLGAVRR
- a CDS encoding ABC transporter ATP-binding protein, which translates into the protein MAGIEVTALHKRYPDGTVAVEHVDLSIADGELFVMLGPSGCGKTTTLRAVAGLERQTTGDIRIGATLVNDLPPAERDIAMVFQFYALYPHLRTRDNLAFPLRAEGLPKAEVRERVDEAARLMRLAPLLNRRPRQLSGGEQQRVALARALVRRPRAFLMDEPLTNLDAELRADMRTEIKHLQGELGTTMVYVTHDQVEAMSLGHRIAVLNKGRVEQIGTPLEVYDRPASLFCAAFIGSPPMNLIEVEVADGELRGRGGLALTPPPGLRRDRALIAGVRPEALEVTEPGADRSIPARVVSVEWLGDEIIYVVDHGGERDVRVRMPPIVRFTADAKVGLRHTGGTPVVYDVRTEELVA
- a CDS encoding iron-containing alcohol dehydrogenase, which encodes MLETVRGPRQLMIGEGVAQNIPRVVAELGTRVLVVTDKILLRQPGVAGIVAAVREKVESVEVFSDATPDVPLTDVALAVSAAAHVNADVILAVGGGTVIDLGKIVGVIRRHGGTPRDFYGESKVPGPTIPLVAVPTTSGTGSELTPVSVLTDPDRVLKVGVSSVHIVPDFAIVDPELTYSCPPTVTAHSGIDAFCHAVESYTARPRPHGPRDPVEQVFLGRNPVTDHYALRAAERIARSLRRAVKDGGDTDARADMSYGSMLAGLAFSHAGNAAPHALQYPIGAATHTPHGLGVGLLLPYALDAARDAIADRLATLAEACGLDVTGASDDEAADTFLTWLDGLLADIGIPPTLADIGVARADLPRFAQMAGSVTRLIQNHPGPADTAGLTRILEAAWTGERTSERPAWR
- a CDS encoding ABC transporter ATP-binding protein gives rise to the protein MGTVAAHGLSKSFGKVQALDGVTLDVPDGSFFVVLGPSGAGKTTTLRAIAGLEQLDAGSVHLDGRDATGDTPAARDLAMVFQSYALYPRKTAYENIASPLRARRRAASEIAAAVERVSALLHIERLLQRRPAQLSGGEMQRVALARALVRSPRAFLMDEPLTNLDLKLRVEMRTELTRIHRGLGATFVYVTNDQVEALSMADQVAILKEGKVQQVGTPIEVYERPANQWVAGFVGSPPISLLPCHAEGDRLVGAEGWSLPRPRWTTAEDGRPLLLGLRAEDLSVEQRGAASLPGEVYGLEPLGDRTVVDVRVGTEILKVKARPTVTGTPGERLNVTVDLDRAHLFDAGTGLSLSPAGR
- a CDS encoding NAD-dependent succinate-semialdehyde dehydrogenase, whose product is MRAPGSRSRRPGGDRVNVLAPGHRRLRIGDAWRDATSGATFEVEDPATGKTIAEVADAGAADGLAALDAASEALPGWSATPPRRRSELLTATYRSLTERSEEVARLITLEMGKPLAEARAEVAYGAEFFRWFAEEAVRVEGRYNTAPNGGYRILTVPKPVGPCVFVTPWNFPLAMGARKIAPALAAGCTTITKPAAQTPLTMLLLARIMEEAGVPPGVVNVVTTKRAGEVVSALLADTRTRKLSFTGSTEVGRVLLRQAAGNVLRTSMELGGNAALIVCADADLDVAVDGAMVAKMRNIGESCIAANRIYVEEPVREEFTARFAERMGALSMGHGLDDGVNVGPLIDGDSVTKIDDLVADAVGRGARVLVGSGRPDGPGHFYPPTVLVDVPEDARMLRTEIFGPVAPILSFTTDDEVMAKANDTEYGLVAYVFTRGLQRALRFAEGLDTGMLGINRGLISDPSAPFGGVKQSGIGKEGSHEGIGEYLDLTYAAIDLP